Proteins from one Malaya genurostris strain Urasoe2022 chromosome 2, Malgen_1.1, whole genome shotgun sequence genomic window:
- the LOC131432475 gene encoding uncharacterized protein LOC131432475 produces the protein MGWSYLMLIILIYLGTITCPVTCWYYNCFVDSTVLLNDGCSLKNIVVSKDTDAENIYFPPTNINFFVSNFSSFSPVLGSRLAEETESVNFYNCQTPTLAIPVALRRLGIFFNNLQKVYSNYRQQNRLEYLSIVDTQVSEIRFVEVLDRLRFLRIQKNPVRYVNFERFRNLTELEIIDLRENQITFIDPGLRQIDLPNLSELRLNGNYLLELDSSRWNFSRLSVLNVNTNFLQTLNLQDLNKMMPVLTEIGLGRNPWNCKRLNAIIDYLVDRKVNYVETGVELDCTSFDYIEYLNFSEQDDATRSAEMLANLNATSTQYFRDAKSIALEGVLKRNEELQLHLEELETGIGRIKHKISDLKAMIDRN, from the exons ATGGGATGGAGCTATCTCATGCT AATTATACTCATTTACTTGGGAACAATTACGTGTCCTGTCACCTGTTGGTACTACAACTGCTTCGTAGATTCGACGGTCCTTCTGAACGATGGTTGCAGTTTGAAGAACATTGTCGTCAGCAAGGACACCGATGCCGAAAACATTTACTTTCCTCCAACCAACATTAATTTTTTCGTCTCGAATTTCTCTTCCTTCTCGCCCGTTCTGGGGTCACGGTTGGCGGAAGAAACGGAAAGTGTGAATTTCTACAATTGTCAAACTCCCACATTGGCCATTCCGGTAGCGCTTCGGAGGCTGGGGATATTTTTCAACAACCTGCAAAAAGTGTACTCCAACTATCGACAGCAAAATCGGTTGGAATATTTGAGTATTGTTGATACACAAGTGTCGGAAATTCGATTTGTGGAAGTCTTGGACCGACTGCGGTTTCTTCGTATCCAGAAAAACCCAGTGCGATATGTGAATTTTGAACGGTTTCGTAATCTCACCGAGTTGGAGATTATTGATTTGAGGGAAAACCAGATCACCTTCATCGATCCGGGACTGAGACAGATTGACCTGCCGAATTTAAGTGAACTTCGTCTCAATGGGAACTATCTGCTGGAACTGGATAGTAGTCGGTGGAATTTTTCCCGTTTAAGTGTTTTGAATGTTAACACCAATTTTCTGCAAACACTGAACCTTCAGGATCTAAATAAAATGATGCCGGTTTTGACGGAGATTGGTCTCGGGCGAAATCCTTGGAACTGCAAACGACTGAATGCCATCATCGATTACCTGGTCGATCGCAAAGTGAACTACGTGGAAACCGGCGTAGAACTGGACTGTACTTCGTTTGATTATATTGAATATTTGAACTTCTCGGAACAGGATGATGCAACTCGTAGTGCGGAAATGCTGGCTAATTTGAATGCAACATCAACGCAATACTTTCGGGATGCTAAATCGATTGCACTTGAAGGTGTGTTGAAGCGTAACGAGGAGCTGCAGTTACACCTGGAAGAACTTGAAACAGGTATTGGTAgaataaaacataaaattagTGATTTGAAAGCTATGATTGACAGGAACTGA